ttagAGTCTTGTTATGAAAAGCATAAAATACCCAGATTCTGTTGTGTTCCTCTTTACAGAATACCAGAGTGCTGTTCAATATCCGTGTGGTGGGAGGATCAGCATTTTACAGCTACCTGTCGCCTCAGGACGGGCGGCCGCTCTACCACCCTGCTGTCGACAGGTAAGGGGTGGAAAGTTAATTCTAGTAGAGGactgacatcacacacaccatcatcaaCGGGCTGTTGAAACTGTTCTGGATGTGGTAATTGatttccatctcctcctccacaGCTCCCTCTGTTCTAGTTACCACACAAAGAATTTCTATTTCTTAATGCATTGCGTGTATCCTATATTTCAGTGAGACAGTATATATGTCTGTTGGCTTCCCTTCTTCACAGTCTTGAGGGTGTTGATCGCTCTCCCTGCTGAATCTTGAATCCCTCTCTGCAGCTTTGGGGAGCAGCCACAGTTGCAGAGCCTGTTATGCTaaataaaagtgagaaaaattcATGCAAAAAGATCCTCCTCATGCAAGTGTGTCTGACAGGAATATTTTTGGACACATTTCTAgagtagatatacagtatacattcTACTTCCATGTTATACCTGTCAATAAGAGCaggtaaaacacatttctgcagGTGTGAGTACAGTAAACATGCAGTCCAGAGTGTATGTTATTGCTGTCTCGCCTCCACAGTCTTGTATTATTAGACTAAAGGATTATTAGATTCATCTAAATATGTTCTTTTGCGCTGGTATTATGTTCAAAATTTTAAACCCAGAAATGACCTAATTTTCCCACATGCTCATTCAAATTTGATCTAATGCAATCAATTTTAATGCAATTTAAATCAGcactaatctaatctaataaagCATTTCTTGAGAAACTACAGGCAGGCTGCCAGTTACTGAAGACACTTTgtcataaaaacacatgttaCCAGTATGGCTGCTCATATTGTTAATTACAGGATTTTTTAATTATTGGCATCGTCTATGCTGATGTTCTGTAGCCAATGCTTGATTTTATTTACTAACTAATTCAAATGTATACCATATCAACTGTAAAGGTTAGACTTGATTTTACACCAACAACTTGTCGTGGAAAGGGTAAGGGTTAattcaattaaacaaaaatcTCAATCCAGGTTTCTGAGTTCAAGACCTCTTGATTACATGCACATGGGAAGCAGTACATCAATGCAAGCTTTGAAGAATAAATGCGTGATCAGTAACTTATATAACTTAAACTACTTAAATATACCCTATTTGTATGACCTTTGCGCAACCCCTGTGTGACACCAGTTTCACTCCTTGTCAGTCAAACTTTCCCTTCTATAAATAACAAGGACTTCTTAGATTCAGGGTCATCATGTGCATCATTTACCTGGAAATAAGCTTTTTCGATTCTCCTTTAATAACTGACGAGACAGTAATTTTGCTTACACAAGACAAAGCACATGATCTCAAGAGAAAACATCATTACAGTATGAAAAGGTCATAGATCATAACATTGGTGATTAAATGAATTACTTCACTTACACAGGTGTTTAATAAGAATGATAGATAGTCCAACAATTCTATTCATGCTGTATAGGTAAGTTGGTTAATAAATCTCCACCACTGACTGAAATGTGCAGTCTTTTTATCCCTTTTCACAAATGCACGTCTGATGGCTTTCACTTGCAAAAGTGAATTGCTGTTTCAAAGGGCATTTTGGCAAGGTCTTGAAAGGACTTCCATTTGTGTAGTTGCTAAGAACAGTTCATTCATTCGTTGAATGGTGAATGATGGGGGCAAATGCCTTTGAAatcttttgaaatgtaaatttgGAGCACACTGTATCCTAGAAACTAATGTAATGATAGTGTTTGAACTCTAATGATGCAGAATTGTGTTCTGTCCCCAAGTCAACTCACATCAAACAGCACAAGAATGTACGAGTGCTAGTGTTTTAGACTACTTTGTTCACCTTCATCAGACTCTGTAAACGCTCTATATCTACATGTTATGTCATATAAATTGCTGTTTCTTGTACCAGAGGACATATTGATGTAATCTCtcatatgtatttatgtatttactttTACAGTTCTTACAGTTACACTTCTTATTTTTCACAAATAGTGAATAGTGTCACATACACTATGTCACAGTTCAGTGAAAATAGCGTGTTCTTTCACTTTGTATGGAAGTGTACGGAGTTTTCTTTGAGTCATTCTTGTAATGAAAGTGTCGTTAAAGTGCTTCTTGCAAGAGTCAAAGTTAAACTTTGTCTCCTGTACATTCCCAGATTTTGCAACAGTGTACAATAGCATGAAAGCTCaatcttgaccttggaaactgTAGTTTGACAAATCTTAAACTCAAGGTCTATTTACAGTACTAGCTTTTTCTTGAACTTTTGACTGCATGGTGTGATTAGATgaaaagtccccctccactcaaaatgtgggaaaaaaaagtgctttgctTATTGCTAcatcagttggatgtttgagcttttcTATGCAGGATGACGCATGTGCAGATGTTGTTtgcatattcatctgctgaggaggGAGGTTAAGGGATGGGCCTTGGTGcatgttttgtgacatcacaatgcAATCATGGTCTAACACAAgcatgatgtggaaacttgtcTGCAATTCTTCAatacacatacactgagaatgaacttttgAGTGAAGTAGGacacatcttgtgtccagcagttaaactttggaaatgaaaaatatttgtagattttgtcattttcagtgaggaagaagaagtagacattttagtcattttaaggattttaatgagggaattggatgtttttgtggaaaaaacatatcagacacatattattataccaagcagagtatttttatatatcttaaaacataactggaggggatctttaagatatgattgagagctcaggaaaaaaaaaatagtaagtggaccttgagttatgATTATCTTGTCAATTCACTGTTTATGTTTTGAAACACAGCTGTGAACTATGTGAACTGTGTAAAGTTATGGGTGCTACAACAAAAATCAGTGGATTGTACCTTTATATTGTACATACATTAGTTTACTTAAAGCAAGCTCAACTAAATCCACAATAAAATCCCTcatactctcacacacaaaatgatAAACAATCAAAAAGCTAATATTATCCAGTGTTGTCCAAAAGTGTACTTATCAAAGTATGCGTCAAGCCACTCATGCTTCATTACTTACTGTGATAATGCTGACACCCAGTGGTTAAAAAGCCTCAATACACATTCACTCAATGATTGTAAAAAGGCTGTTGTAACTGCATGATTCAGTAAATGACTCAAAGCCTCAAAATGCAGGAAAATCTCAGCGTTTTTATGCATAAACATCCAGTCTCACACATTAAAGAGGAGTGGGTTGTGCAGATGTCTCTTCTTCGTCACCGGGTGACCTTTCACCCTCATGTCTTTTAGAGCTCTGAAGCTCTGCGGCTCAGGAGGACCTCCACACGTGAAGCTCATCATTGAGTGGGAGTACAGAATCAAAGACTGGTGAGTATGTTTTATATCACAGACCACCACCTGCCTATTATAAAACTCCTTTCCACATGTGCTCTATAACAAACCCTTTGTGTCTGGGGCTGCAGCCTGTTTGGTAACATTCAGGAGGAGGTGGTGAAGGATGCAGAGAGTGTGAggaatcagcagcagcagcacgtcCAGCAGTACAGCTGCACTTTGGATGAGTGCTTCCAGCTCTACACCAAAGAAGAACAGGTAGTGGGTCTGTTATCTTAAACATGTGATACTTATGACAATCAGCAGCTCCATTAAGATGTTGTGGATCAGGGTTAAATACCTAAACTGCAGTTGTTGAAAATGTCGTGTAAATgctgtttcacattttattttgcacaGTGTAAGTTATCGTAGTTGTAACAGTTTTGTCattctgcagcagctgttgttaTTGATAAGACATCAATCAGCTGCTTAACTCCTCTACGACCAACTTACAGACATAACTATGGATTCAACgtctatgtgtgttttattattcttataTATGAAACTTTGTCCAGGCAAGATTTTATTTTGGATGATTTCAAGCCATAGTGTCCACAACAGATTTTTAAACAGGAACAGTGCGGAATATCAAATCATTGTTAATTGAGGTTAGTTAACTGAAGTTTGTATATTCTACCGATAGATTTGGGTTGTTCTTaacatttacttttactttcatatgCATTATTTAAACAGATAAGAAATTATATGAACACATCATAAATTTGgaatgaaaaaatacttaagGCAGTCTTAATTTTTATCTCTATGAAAGGTACCATGTGGATTTTTTGTCTAATAGTGTGATACGTCTCTGCTGACTGCAGAGGGCAGCAATGCATATTGACAGTTGGTGGCTGTAAGGGATGcacacaatgaaaaaacataattcatgACAATAAAACCTCCTCAGGGCAGGTTAACTGTGATCCACAGGTGGTGATGGTAGAAAGTTGGTATGTGTGTGACTATGTGTGGCTCAGATACACATGTGAACGACAAGTGCTTCATTTGACCGATGAAGACAGTGAAAATCAACAAGgaaaaatttttttttctcttttttaaacattactGTGCTTGTTGTAGGCAGTAAAGGGCAGAGTTGGACAGGTTTTGAGTAGGCTATTGCCATCATGTGGAGTGTTTGTGATTCAACACAAGCAGTTGTCATGTAACACCATTTGTTTCAGTGCTGCTCATCAAATATCATTTGCTGCATTCAACAGTCTGTTACTGTCGTACAATTCAGTCAGCACTATTAGttcatgactttttttctgagctttgcaacagctcattattttttatattttcagttaaaaacacatcacacaaataTTCTGAATGCGAGCTGGTTTCAATTTATAATTTGCAGCCTCaatataaattattaatatCCTTGTCTCAAAAATCATTATAACAGTAATTATTCATCATCCTAACCTGGGCTGAACCACCTAATTGTAAATACTtctaaaataaagtaaaataaatgaggGACTGTGCTGCTCTATTACTAATTTGgccattaattattattaatacagtACAGCTAGCACCCAATCACCATAGAGTGTATTAATAATGTCTCAGATTGCTGCTGTTGTTACTTTGTGTGACCACCCAGTGGAGCTCCAGGTGTGAGGGAGGCACTGCTGTAGGTCTGTGCAAATGTTGCTCTAAATGAGCCAACTAATCAACATTTAAGTTGGTTGCTCATAATGTACGGGTGATACAAACAGGTAtttaagatcccctccagacatgtattaagacatataaaactATCCttcttggaacaataatgtgcgTCTGATATGCTTTTtccagaaaatacattttattaccatgttaaaatcctttaaatgaCATCTaatccttctccctcattaataTTCCTACATTTCCTAAATGCCTTTGAGAATCCCAGGCAGCTCTGCAAATTATTAATAATGTGAATCATAAATATTGCAATCACAATATTAACATTTCTCTCACTACTTGTAAGTGGGACATCTGAATGAAATCTGTCACATTTCGGCACATTAGTGAGACTGTTGTCAGAATAGGTTAGTGTGTGTTATGACCAGTCCAGGCCAGTTTATCTAAGCCATAAAAGATGAAGGCATAATTTCATAATCATTGCTGAATTATGGCTGACTTGTGATTCAACGCTGACATTTCTTACAGAAGAAAAGATATTCACAAAGAACAAGAGAAAAACTTCACTGTGGAGTTTAAATGAATGACCTTGTTGAATACAATAACTCATCACTGCCCAGTATTCATGATGGCAATCAGAGGGAGGCGGGAAAAGTGAACAAAAGCAgtagccatggcaacagcttCAAGCTTTACTTCCTGTTCCAAATGAAATTTCTAGGTTCAGTCATACATCATTTCCAAGAATATGACTAAGCCAAGttagaaaacaaaagaggtttGGCTTTTGATTTATCGGGAGCAGGCAGAGACGATTCCACCGTCTgcttatttttctctgttttgtctcaccctcttcctctctctttccccccttCCAGCTCGCCCCAGATGATGCCTGGAAGTGCCCTCACTGtaagcagctgcagcagggcATGGTGAAGATGAGCTTGTGGACGCTCCCGGACATCCTCATCCTCCACCTGAAGCGCTTCAGGCAGGTGGGTGAGCGGAGGAACAAGCTCACCACGTTCGTTCATTTCCCCATGGCGGGCCTGGATATGACGCCTCACATGGTGAACCGCAACCACGGCGCCCATCAGGCCCCTCCCCAGCCAGGCTGGAAACAGTCCCGGCGACCTGACCTGGCTCCTCCTGATTTCTTGTACGATCTGTATGCTGTGTGCAACCACCATGGAGGAATGCATGGCGGGCATTACACAGGTCTGATAACTGAAGACATTCTAAGACTTTTCATTAGTCGACAACAAGTAAAATCATAACAATATGCTTTTGAAGTCCACATTGATATGAATCAGTGGCGTTTTTTCTGGAAGTTCTCACATGAACTCTTTCCATTCTTATTGTGATTGCAGCCTTTTGTAGGAACTCAGTGGACGGCCAGTGGTACAGTTATGATGACAGCAGTGCTGAGCCGGTTCCAGAGGGGGAGGTGTGCACACGAGGAGCCTACATCCTCTTCTATCAAAGAAGAAACAACATCCCCCCTTGGTCTGCCAGCTCCTCAGTCACTGGTTAGTCCTTTTAAATTCTCTGTGGTGGCTTGTTATATTGAGAACAGTCAGGTTAAATCCGCTATACATCCTTGTGACACAATATAGAAATAATGGAGGAAATGTAGAAGTATCATTATACCTCACACCATCATTAtgtacagtttgtttactttttttcagtCAGGTGGAATTATTTGCTGTCCTCATTTTGACTAGTGTCAGTGCTCTTTTTCAGTTAGACTGCCGTTTTTAGTCTGCATAAATAAAGGTTCTCAATGGTTGTAGAGAAAAGCCAGCCTATTGCCAGCAAAGGTCACCATTTTCAGCATCAGAGAAGTACAAGCATAATGAGGGTATTCACAGATGGGTGAAAATGCTGATGATTCCCCGTGATCACAGATTTCATTTTGCACTGTGGACGGATGGCCTTTGGCTTTTGTGAGGGTAATAGATGCTGCTGTGGGATGGCTTCTCCCGTCCTTTGTGTTTATGATTGTCCAtggtttgtttaaaataaattgatagcaaaaacacatttccattagcttcttttcttctttctgcagGTTCCACCAGCTCATCCGCCTCTGACCACTGGCTTGTCCGGCTGACAGGAGGCAGTAAGAGAGGCAGCTTGGTGTCAGCAGGACCCATCTCTGGACCCCCAGGGCCCACACAGGCCCCAGAGTCTCCTGAACTGCCAGTGTTTGGAGACGAACCCCCCAAAACAGTAGACATAAGTAAGTATATGGAATAGTTTTAATATACACTGTTACAAATAGAATACACAAgttattgttttgctttgaaTAAGCAATAAGACCAGCACATTATATACTCTAGAGCTTGGTAAGTCCAGTGCCGTGAATGTTTTGAAGAAATTTGCTTTTGCACTTTCTTGCGAAAGGTTAGCCACTCTTATTTTTGTACTGTCAATATGTAGCTAGAGCCTATACAGTAGATGGTTAGTCTAGCTtaacacaaagactggaaacagagggaaacagctagcctggctctgtacAAAGGCAACAAAATCCTCCTAATAACACCTAACACTTCCCTATGAACTcgtcccagccaagaaatagtctgacttttttttttttaatgtgaaacagctgGTTATTTGCCGGACTACTTCTTGGTGCTAGagggtggattttgttacctttggacagagccaggctagctgttttcacctgtttccagtatttaagctaagctaagctaaccgctGTCTGGTGTCAGCTACATATTTTGCATACAGAAACAAGAGTGGTCTacatcttctcatctaactcttgtcaagaaagcaaataagcatatttctcaaaatgtcaaactattccgTTATATAACTTTAGTCTCTAAATATTTACCTTTGCAACTAAGTGAATTAGATGTTATTAGttagttttgaaatatttcatccTGAACCTTTATCAAATTTTCATActtatgtatttaatgtatcTGCATACTGTTATATCAATATTTCACTGGCTATCTACAACAAATCGATTTTATAACATACATATTTTAGTAGGAGCAGCTGATATATCTTGTTTCTTCCTGTAGATGGATTTGAAGCCAAGCCGTTTGTCCGCGGGACTCAAGGCAGGAGTGTAAGCATGAGATCGCCAACTAAGCCCAAAGAGACTTTGAGCAAAGTTCTGCCACTGCGGTGGTCCTTTGGCTCCAAGGACCGCATTAAACACTCAGCCCAGACCCAGCCCGGAGAGCTGGTGGAGTATCTGGAGTCCGGGCGCCGGCCACGATGCACCAAAGACCCTATCATAACATTGGTGGCCACGCCACCACTAAAGAATGCCCAGGGAAGAGCCTTTGAAGTAGGACAGGACTGCAGCTCACCGAgtggcagcagcctcagctgtacAGAAAGACTCAGCTCGGATACTTGTTACTCCCCCAAAATACCAGAGGGACAGAGCAGACCTTGTGCAGAGAGAAACGTCAGCAGCAATGTCAAAGGCAGGGATGACAGTTCTCTGAGGCAGAGGTCATCTAAGAGAGCTAGACAGGACCAGGGCAGGACCCTTGACCTGCAGCTCCAGAGAGGGGCTATTCTAGGAGGTCATATCAGCCACAGTGCACCTCCAAGCAGAGACTCCACACTGAGAAGAGCTAAGGTGCAGACAGGGGGGACCTCCAGGGCACAAAAAGATCTACTACAGATGGTCATTCAAGCTGAGGACAGGAGGGGGCAAAAGGGGCAGGAGGGTCGGAGCCACGACAGCctcttgtcatttttcaaacctGGTTTCATGAAAAAAGACATTCCAAGGTCACCAATCAAGGGGCAGGATAGGCGTATGAATGGCCATGGACAACTGGGAAAGCTGGCATGTAGTAATTTGGCCAAAATGTCCCTCTCCAATGGAACGCTGACCACAGTGGCACTAGAGGAGAGGAGGGCCAACATCGCCCCCTGCTGTGACAACCAAAGCTGCAAAATGCAGCTGGTGAACGGAAAGGCCGGGAGTCATGACCCTGTAGACATTAAGCGTGCTCACAGCTCCAGCAACATCCAGACTAAGCTGGATTTGACATTTCGCAGGTGTGCGTCCCTCCAGAGGAACGGCGAAATCGTGGTCCATCCAACCCACCGCATCCTGCTCTCAGACAAGCCCAGCTACGCCACTCTGCAGCGGACACGATACAGTACCACCTCCTTGGGTAGGCACAGTCCCTGAGTCCTGTTTTCGAGACAGGCTAAACAGAGGCTTTATCTGTTTGGCTGGTTACGAGAAAGCACAAATAGGAGCAAATTACAGTGCATGGCTGAGGTTTCGCTTCTGGTGTCAGCAAATATATAACACATTCACTTGGTGTCTGCTATACAGAAAAGTAATTAGCTAAACAGGATTTGATTAGGAAGCCTCCCTGCTGCTGGAATAACTAATGCATTAATTAACTGTGTGATATGAGTTCAGTcttttagaatttaaaatctAGCAAATACTGTCAGTTCTCATTTCTCAAAGTGTAAACCTAAGCCtgttttgttattatcattataattaatGACAGTGATTGCTTCAGTGACTGGTTACCATGTGACTGATGgctttgttctttgtttgtttttttcatcataagTGCCTCTGTGACAGCCCAGAATGACTGTTGAACCCTAGGACCTCTCTACTGATCTCTACACGTGGCGCCCAGAGAAGCTGGTAGCGGGATGCATCactggaaagaaagaaagaaagtataCCTTCTCTCTCCCATTCATAGTACTGTTATAAGTTCTTACCTGTGTGTGTCTTAAACTAAATCTATGCAGAGTTGAATTACTGAGGAGAGACACTGCTGTGATGTGATTTTTGCTTCCTGAGTTTGTTTTGCAAAGCAGTTTACTGTCAATACATGAGTTCATGAGATCAATATTTGAAAAGCAGAGGCTGATTTGGTGAATTAGCATGTTTTTTTAGCCCATTATGcatagagagacagaaagatttTCATGCCTTTTATTACATAAAACCAATATAAAGGTAGGATATCAACCAGAAAATGTAGTTGAGTATATTGGAATGTGTTCAGCATATACAATTTACAGataatgggctaaaacatgtaaagttgttcttaaacactgcaaaaaaagtACTAACACCTGCACTGTAAATTGGCTGCTATAACAACATGCATCATTTGCtttgtcatttattattattttcatgttatatTATCATTGcacttactttaaaaaaaaacaaaagttattttGCTACATGACCCGaagttatacagtatgtattttgaAACGCATTTCTAATTGAGGAATGATTACACTaccaaaattggcaaaaagttgaagttttttttctgtgttccaTGTATTGATTGAAGAGACAATTAATCCACCACTTGTAAccaacagatcaataaagtgTGGGAGAGGTTggttagtttttacatttttcaaaatggaaatgtgGACTTGTGGAAATATCTTCCCCTCAAaatgattttactgtttttggtcATCTTTGCTTTGTGAAGCGGTGATCAACAGTTTTGGCTGTCAGAAAACAACAAGTGGGATTGTTCctacaaaaaaaatgcatttattaacGACCCCAGTAGCTTGCAGTGCAGTGAAATAGAGACAAGAATTCATGTCACTTTCACTGAAGTTGAGTTTTGAAATTGTCCTGATAAAATATTGTCAGAACCAGACACAAAGAGTCAGTTTGAAGCAGTTTTCTCATGTGGGATTGAACAGAAAATTCacaatgtgtgcacacacacaatattattTGTCCACAGCCACAGGGAAGTGATGAGTCCCAATGGTAACCATGTTTTATCACATTCACATAAACTTTCATAAAGTAGTCACCATTCAGAGAGTCAGCAGTTTAAGTTCCTGCGGCATATCTAATCTATATTTAATTcacaatcatcatcattcataATCACATTTCTGTATCTGCACCACGTCTAATTTTTCTGctaaaggaggaagaggagcaaaACTCCAAggaacaaaatttaaaatgctCCATTACAACCTGGAGGAATTAATGTTCCTTAATTCCAACTTGGttatttgtttctatttttgaatttacaaataaacttttttagATGCTCTTTTGTTAACTTATGCATTGTAAATGTGTCACTCGGGATTATTAGGGAAAGTAAAAGTGTCCAATCTCTTCATGAGAGAAGAGTCCAGATTGGTTGCCTACACTGTAATCGTGGTCCATGTTGTTGTGTCATTTAACATTACTGTTTAACAACACTCTTTACCAAAATGAGATAATAGTAAATGAAGGATGTTTCTGAGACATTATTTGGGAAATATGGCtagattatattttattattaacttttttaaaagtctaCATTTTGTACCTGATgtgtaattatgtaatttaagAACCAGATTAAAACATTAGTAACTATATGTTTCAGGTTACTGTATAAGGTAAGATTGATACAGTAAGTGGGGTTGAATTggacacaacacacaacagtCTCTGTATTGGATTGTCTATAATGTCTGCTTAATGTACTGCAAGTTTTATGGATTGCAAATTAAACACAGCTTTTCTCACAAATGAATTAAGTGTAGCTGAGTGATTTCTGACAGGAGTTTCCACCTGAGTGATTCAACTTATATCTGGCTCACATCAGGCAGCTGTGGTATTTTTTAGGATTCCTGACTAGTGTGATAGTTCTGAGTGAATTGGGTGCTATGCTGAAGTCCTGCAATTCATCAGCCAGACCAGCAGTACTCCTAAGCTCCGATAAAGGCTTCTTTCCCTGGAATATAGTGAAGTGAGGCCAGAGTgttgagaggttttttttttaagtgcagtGAATGAAAGATGTGTATGAGAGTGTATTTAATGTCAGTGGTTAAGCCTGTCAAGAAAGGACATTTTCAAGAACACTTTAATGGATTTTAAGTTTTGAAAATGGACCCTGAAGTGATTCACAACACATTTGTTGCTTTGTTAACCACCATCAGGGTAACcttgaaatattttttcagcCACGCTCACTGCATGGCTCCAGGGATGtcaatgtcagtctgtctgactgtgactctgtccgtctgtccccactttggtccagactgaaaaatctcaaacaactattggatggattgtcataaTATTTTTAACAGACATTCATAACCCCCAAAGGATCAACACTAATGACTGAAAATACCTGATTTTACAATTTGGATAGactgccatgacatttggtacagGTTTTCATGGTGACCAGAGGATGAATCacactgactttggtgatacACTGACTTTTACTTTAGTGCCAAACTTTCagtttgtccagtactttggtttatgaccaaatacctgcaaaaccaaTCATCCTTCCCATCAGCCTCacctgtactttgtgtttagagctaattagcaagtgttagcatgctaacatactaaacTGAAATGGTGAAGATAGTAAACATTATTCCCACTTATATACTAACTTGTTGAGAACAGAAATTAATGCAATGCCATGCTGTTCAGTTGATCTGTtgtgtcattattttaattgtctCACTTTCTTTTCTGAGCTCACAAATCAACCACCATCATGATGTGAAAACAGTTTACACGAAGTAATATATGGTTGTTGCCCACActcaatgtaaatgatgtaCTGCAGATAATTAGCAGCACGTCAGCACTTCCTGCACAGAATGCATATTGGACTATTGTTCCAATGTACCCAAGCCAAACCATTAAGCCTATAAGAGGCTCAGTCTGTTATTCAGACTCAGACTATAATGTCAGCTATTACATGACTAGTTGAGTCTCCAATCAGGGGGTCTCTCCACTTCTTATTTACTTGGTTGCCTATTTATCGCATAAACAAACGAAGAGGGTATTTTAAAAGAACATCCCTTTAATATGCAAATTTATGCAACAAGGTGCTCCAACTCTAATCGGATCATCTACTTAATGAGGAAGATCTGCCGTGCAagtaaaaagtgttttgtgttctcacaacactgacacaggTAGAAACAACATAATGCTGAATGTCACATATATTGTTACAACATGACTCTATACGTATTAGTTTTGGTATGTCTTAAATGTAAGCACAGGCTATAATCTTTATTATTATAGTCACAATTCTCCTGCAGGTGAGCCTGACCCCCAGCAGGAGAGTGGATGAGTGGAGAGTGCTGCTACttaaatgtaaagtaaaaacTGCTTTCAGCATCTGACATTTCCAGAGGGCCTTTCAGAAAAATGGAACCTAACAGAAGAGGTGTGCTGGAGCAATATATTCATCACCACATTTAGTCGCTGATGCTTTCTTTGATCAGTGGAGAGAGCAGTCAGTATAGAGTTTGTTGCTGAAaatgtctctgtcttttttcacacac
The genomic region above belongs to Thunnus albacares chromosome 17, fThuAlb1.1, whole genome shotgun sequence and contains:
- the usp43b gene encoding ubiquitin carboxyl-terminal hydrolase 43, coding for MERQSRVKEEMPTLKEEKRKEKKPKSGKLFRKKSLKSVGSFMNKIIKTLGTFTHFGDADAQDAEDDDGGFRNGAPCTLSASSGIIKEDVQVAWDRMVKNTQSTSSSLCTGREKLLYQYGDKVPGVLGLKNHGNTCFMNAVVQCLSNTDLLAEYLGLERYKLDLSETRINGLVKSDETRLAKGEVTEKLASLVRALWTLEYTPQLSVDFKTIVSKYGSQFRGNSQHDALEFLLWLLDRVHEDVNLASHNNNNKTKAPGKGPGGAEEVLSPDPSQSQQPRVQHSFVQEHFQAQYKSSLTCPHCLKQSNTFDPFLCISLPIPLRQTRPLCVTLVFSTKGQRFLRVGLAVPLFGSMACLRRMVADEGKISPDQVILTEVYSTGFQRSFFDEEDLTSIAENDVIYAFQAPPLYIRGGSARISGYHHSLPSSPYSTGPEGQRLPASGTLSSEFLNQGVPVKILLLVCNAAGAGQQTVRFGPPFLMREDRSISWDQLQQSILSKLYYLMINGAQAQNTRVLFNIRVVGGSAFYSYLSPQDGRPLYHPAVDRALKLCGSGGPPHVKLIIEWEYRIKDCLFGNIQEEVVKDAESVRNQQQQHVQQYSCTLDECFQLYTKEEQLAPDDAWKCPHCKQLQQGMVKMSLWTLPDILILHLKRFRQVGERRNKLTTFVHFPMAGLDMTPHMVNRNHGAHQAPPQPGWKQSRRPDLAPPDFLYDLYAVCNHHGGMHGGHYTAFCRNSVDGQWYSYDDSSAEPVPEGEVCTRGAYILFYQRRNNIPPWSASSSVTGSTSSSASDHWLVRLTGGSKRGSLVSAGPISGPPGPTQAPESPELPVFGDEPPKTVDINGFEAKPFVRGTQGRSVSMRSPTKPKETLSKVLPLRWSFGSKDRIKHSAQTQPGELVEYLESGRRPRCTKDPIITLVATPPLKNAQGRAFEVGQDCSSPSGSSLSCTERLSSDTCYSPKIPEGQSRPCAERNVSSNVKGRDDSSLRQRSSKRARQDQGRTLDLQLQRGAILGGHISHSAPPSRDSTLRRAKVQTGGTSRAQKDLLQMVIQAEDRRGQKGQEGRSHDSLLSFFKPGFMKKDIPRSPIKGQDRRMNGHGQLGKLACSNLAKMSLSNGTLTTVALEERRANIAPCCDNQSCKMQLVNGKAGSHDPVDIKRAHSSSNIQTKLDLTFRRCASLQRNGEIVVHPTHRILLSDKPSYATLQRTRYSTTSLVPL